In the Candidatus Electrothrix sp. GW3-4 genome, one interval contains:
- a CDS encoding type II toxin-antitoxin system HicB family antitoxin: MKDMIRYKGYLGSVHYSDDDQVFYGKLEYIKSLINYEGTDVAGLRQAFEEAVDDYLALCTEEGLEPERPFKGSFNVRTGCDLHRRAAIYALECGSNLNKVVTEALEQYLMTHSPCSGSD; the protein is encoded by the coding sequence ATGAAAGACATGATACGTTATAAAGGGTATTTGGGATCTGTACATTACAGTGATGATGATCAGGTCTTTTATGGAAAATTGGAATATATAAAAAGCCTAATCAACTATGAGGGCACGGATGTTGCCGGACTGCGACAGGCTTTTGAGGAAGCAGTTGATGATTACCTGGCCCTCTGCACAGAAGAAGGTCTGGAGCCGGAACGCCCTTTCAAGGGAAGTTTCAATGTACGGACAGGCTGCGACCTCCATCGCAGGGCGGCAATATATGCGCTAGAATGCGGCTCGAATCTGAACAAGGTTGTTACTGAGGCGTTGGAACAGTATCTGATGACGCATTCTCCATGCAGCGGCTCTGACTGA
- a CDS encoding IS110 family transposase, which produces MHHEYILGIDVAKAKLDIALRRPDGKFRSKVVPNTPDGFKTLSEWLRKQGADSVHACMEATGIYHESVAEFLADTGHTVSVVNPARIKAFGAASMSRTKTDKKDARLIAQFCAEKRPSVWEPPSETLRELRALVARRDALEAMKTQENNRKHVARPAVLEGIEKHLEYLANEIEHIDSEIKRKIDDDPDLKKQRKLLDGIPGLGTKTIPVLLSFFGGVLRFDNARQAAAYAGLDPKQHQSGTSVRLKPRLSKMGHVLLRKSLYMPAMVAVTRTDWGRAFKARLSANGKAPKVIICAMMRKLVHVAFGVLRSGEPFNAALHNAA; this is translated from the coding sequence ATGCATCATGAATACATACTCGGTATTGATGTCGCGAAAGCGAAACTGGATATCGCCCTCCGTCGTCCAGACGGAAAATTCAGAAGTAAAGTTGTACCCAACACGCCGGACGGTTTTAAAACCCTGTCCGAATGGTTACGAAAACAAGGCGCGGATAGTGTCCATGCCTGCATGGAAGCTACCGGAATTTACCACGAATCCGTTGCGGAATTCCTCGCAGATACCGGTCACACTGTGAGCGTTGTTAATCCGGCGCGGATTAAAGCCTTCGGCGCCGCGTCCATGAGCCGGACGAAAACCGATAAAAAAGATGCCCGGTTGATCGCACAGTTCTGCGCGGAAAAACGTCCGTCCGTATGGGAGCCTCCCTCTGAGACGCTCCGGGAACTCCGTGCTCTCGTCGCCCGCCGCGACGCTCTTGAAGCCATGAAAACACAGGAGAACAACCGAAAGCATGTCGCCCGCCCGGCGGTTCTCGAAGGCATCGAAAAGCACCTCGAATATCTCGCGAATGAAATCGAGCATATCGATTCGGAAATAAAACGAAAAATCGACGATGATCCCGATCTGAAAAAGCAACGGAAGCTCCTCGACGGTATTCCCGGCCTCGGTACAAAAACAATACCGGTCCTGCTTTCATTTTTCGGCGGCGTACTCCGTTTCGACAATGCCCGACAGGCGGCAGCCTACGCCGGACTTGACCCGAAACAGCATCAGTCCGGCACAAGTGTCCGCCTGAAACCACGACTTTCAAAGATGGGCCATGTCCTGCTGCGTAAGTCTCTTTATATGCCCGCAATGGTCGCCGTCACCAGAACCGATTGGGGACGTGCGTTCAAAGCCAGGCTCTCCGCAAACGGAAAGGCGCCGAAAGTCATTATCTGCGCCATGATGCGTAAGCTCGTGCATGTCGCCTTCGGCGTTCTGCGGTCGGGCGAACCGTTTAATGCCGCGTTGCATAACGCAGCCTGA
- a CDS encoding 4Fe-4S dicluster domain-containing protein: MGHITNSENGYHLLQNRLSQKVQGNSESETLIKILQMLFSPEDAALAGKLPHRLTPIDVLATELGLPEREFAEKIIEMAKQGIIFDLVHKGRRYVMLPPVVIGFFEFVFMRVRPDLPMQELAHLFETYFNEEDGILFRSFWQGQTQQTRTFVMEETIPQNDHAEILDWERATQVIFSATAISVGKCQCHHTAQHHGTACDKPEEVCLTFNYIAESLAKKGHARAISKDEAKDILRRCKEHNLIQIGDNVQRKVAFICNCCSCCCHLLRGIRNYEVKNGVVSSNWIMGVDLAKCTGCGKCVKVCPVGAIQMNESEDRGHRKRWVSRDASICLGCGVCSKVCRSGGAVMQPRAQRTIAPETIFDQQLSMAVERGRLAELLFDHPEKLSHRALGRLVKLIEQSAPFRAAMASEAIKSSLVEILVKGAKKQIGDLAEELS, translated from the coding sequence ATGGGACATATTACAAATTCAGAGAACGGATATCACTTACTGCAAAATCGTCTCTCGCAAAAGGTGCAGGGGAATAGTGAATCAGAGACCTTGATAAAAATTCTACAGATGTTGTTTTCCCCTGAAGATGCTGCGCTTGCCGGAAAACTTCCTCATCGTCTTACACCGATTGATGTCTTAGCAACAGAACTTGGCTTGCCGGAACGTGAGTTTGCTGAAAAAATTATAGAGATGGCCAAGCAGGGTATTATTTTTGACTTGGTCCATAAAGGTCGTCGTTATGTGATGTTGCCTCCAGTGGTCATCGGTTTTTTTGAGTTTGTTTTTATGCGGGTTCGTCCTGATCTCCCCATGCAAGAATTGGCACATCTGTTTGAAACATATTTTAACGAAGAGGATGGGATCCTCTTTCGATCATTCTGGCAGGGACAGACGCAGCAGACACGGACCTTTGTCATGGAGGAGACGATACCGCAGAATGATCATGCAGAAATTCTTGACTGGGAAAGGGCAACGCAGGTGATCTTCAGCGCAACAGCGATATCCGTGGGTAAATGTCAATGTCACCATACTGCACAACATCATGGCACGGCCTGTGATAAACCCGAAGAGGTCTGTCTGACCTTTAATTATATTGCAGAAAGCCTGGCAAAAAAAGGACATGCGCGGGCTATATCAAAGGATGAAGCAAAGGATATACTCCGTAGGTGCAAAGAGCATAATCTGATCCAGATAGGCGATAATGTCCAGCGTAAGGTCGCCTTTATCTGTAATTGTTGCTCATGCTGCTGTCATCTGCTCAGAGGTATCCGGAATTATGAGGTCAAAAACGGTGTTGTTTCTTCAAATTGGATTATGGGGGTTGATTTGGCAAAATGCACTGGATGCGGCAAATGCGTCAAGGTCTGTCCTGTCGGTGCAATACAGATGAATGAGAGCGAAGACAGAGGCCACCGGAAGAGATGGGTAAGCCGGGATGCCAGCATCTGCCTGGGCTGCGGTGTTTGCAGCAAAGTATGCAGAAGCGGCGGAGCCGTTATGCAGCCCCGTGCCCAACGGACCATCGCCCCGGAAACGATTTTTGATCAACAGCTCAGCATGGCTGTCGAGAGAGGGCGGCTGGCCGAACTTCTTTTTGATCATCCAGAGAAACTCAGTCACCGGGCATTAGGAAGGCTTGTCAAACTGATTGAGCAGTCAGCCCCCTTCAGGGCCGCAATGGCCTCGGAAGCGATTAAATCTTCTCTTGTTGAGATCCTGGTGAAAGGGGCAAAGAAACAGATCGGAGACCTTGCAGAAGAGCTGAGCTGA
- a CDS encoding IS1634 family transposase, translating into MESKTTLLSQECSSKILNHLGLVAGTYDELGLGELIDSLIPQDKEKRVVSVGQAVKAMVVNGLGFANRALYLTPHFFQDKPVDRLIGEGIKAHDLNDTVLGRALDTIYKHNPEELYAYLAVRTVERLGLFVRFGHLDSTSFHTDGSYQDNGSEEEDGVVRITKGYSRDHRPDLNQIVLQLICERQAGIPLLMKPLSGNSSDKTDFRKTIQAHIDQLKNDFILKYLVADSALYTAETLRELSRILWISRVPETLALSREVIHAVAPDLMKDPEQAAFRSLGIEYGDVRQRWLVVYSPEAYQRSLKTVNKKCLKLSTAEAKQFDKLCKQDFSCEADALKALSRFENKLKMLSIHGAHVVALPRHAGKGRPAKGKHPDFYVYRIEGNPASLLHERTRLLERKSCFILATNQLDCEELSDEELREAYKDQQKVERGFRFLKDPFFMASTLFLKSRKRIMALMMVMTLCLLVYAALEYRIREELDTNNETFPNQKGKPVSAPTARWVFQFFSGIHVLIIGGAQQAVLNLNEHHLRLLKLLGVRYEILYS; encoded by the coding sequence ATGGAAAGCAAAACAACTCTTTTATCGCAGGAATGCTCCAGTAAGATTCTCAATCATTTGGGTTTAGTAGCCGGTACGTATGATGAACTCGGACTGGGCGAGTTAATTGACAGTTTGATTCCTCAGGATAAAGAGAAACGGGTGGTCTCGGTCGGTCAGGCAGTTAAGGCGATGGTTGTTAATGGGTTGGGGTTCGCAAATCGGGCACTGTATCTGACCCCGCATTTTTTTCAGGACAAGCCTGTGGATCGACTCATCGGAGAAGGCATTAAGGCTCATGACCTGAACGACACAGTGTTAGGTCGGGCCTTGGATACAATTTACAAGCATAATCCCGAAGAGTTATATGCGTATCTTGCGGTCAGGACAGTTGAGCGTCTCGGATTATTTGTCCGTTTCGGCCACTTGGATTCAACAAGCTTTCATACCGATGGCAGCTATCAGGACAACGGATCAGAAGAGGAAGATGGTGTTGTTCGGATTACAAAAGGCTACAGTCGTGATCATCGTCCAGATCTAAACCAGATTGTTTTGCAGCTGATTTGTGAACGACAAGCTGGTATCCCGCTTCTCATGAAACCGCTCAGTGGCAACAGTAGCGACAAAACAGATTTTCGGAAAACAATTCAAGCGCATATTGATCAGCTGAAAAACGATTTCATTCTGAAGTATCTGGTTGCAGACAGTGCTCTCTATACAGCGGAGACACTCAGGGAATTGAGCAGGATCTTGTGGATTTCCCGAGTGCCGGAGACCTTGGCCCTGTCCCGGGAAGTTATCCATGCAGTAGCACCAGATTTGATGAAGGATCCAGAACAAGCAGCTTTTCGCAGTCTCGGGATAGAGTATGGCGATGTCAGGCAGCGCTGGTTAGTTGTCTATTCTCCTGAAGCATATCAACGAAGTCTCAAGACCGTGAACAAAAAATGTCTGAAGTTGAGCACAGCTGAGGCCAAGCAGTTCGATAAATTATGCAAGCAGGATTTTTCTTGCGAGGCTGATGCGTTAAAGGCCTTATCCCGTTTTGAAAACAAACTGAAAATGCTCTCAATTCATGGCGCTCATGTTGTTGCCTTGCCTCGTCATGCGGGTAAAGGACGACCTGCCAAGGGGAAACATCCAGATTTTTATGTTTATCGAATTGAAGGCAACCCAGCATCCCTGCTTCATGAGAGAACTCGGTTGTTGGAGCGAAAAAGCTGTTTTATTCTGGCAACGAACCAGTTGGATTGCGAAGAGTTGTCCGATGAGGAACTTCGGGAAGCGTACAAAGATCAGCAAAAGGTTGAGCGGGGCTTTCGCTTCCTCAAAGATCCATTTTTCATGGCTTCCACTCTTTTCCTGAAATCTCGAAAACGTATTATGGCCCTGATGATGGTCATGACCCTTTGCCTTCTCGTTTATGCAGCTTTAGAGTATCGTATCCGGGAAGAGCTTGATACAAATAACGAAACTTTCCCAAATCAGAAGGGAAAGCCTGTTTCTGCTCCTACAGCCCGTTGGGTATTTCAGTTTTTTTCAGGAATTCATGTGCTGATTATCGGGGGTGCGCAACAAGCAGTCTTAAATCTGAATGAACACCACCTGCGTCTACTCAAATTGTTGGGTGTGAGGTATGAAATACTATATTCCTGA
- the modB gene encoding molybdate ABC transporter permease subunit, with product MLNLSPDDIQAIKLSMQVAVTATIIALPPGFAVAYLLALSNMRGKALLEGVINLPLVLPPVVTGYLLLLLFGRKGWIGGLLDKFDIRIIFTLRGAVIASAVVGFPLLVRSIRIGMEGIDRQYIQASRTLGAKWWDTLFTITVPLCSRAILAGMTLMFARSLGEFGATIVLAGNIPGITQTIPLAIYEYTSTPGGDSMALSLCLISILLSFAVLLIGEAANRTLARR from the coding sequence ATGCTCAACCTCTCCCCCGACGACATCCAAGCTATTAAACTCTCCATGCAAGTGGCCGTCACCGCGACGATCATTGCCCTACCACCCGGCTTTGCCGTGGCCTACCTCCTGGCTCTAAGCAACATGCGGGGCAAAGCCCTGCTGGAGGGCGTGATCAACCTGCCCCTAGTTCTGCCTCCAGTGGTGACCGGTTACCTACTCCTCTTGCTCTTTGGACGCAAAGGCTGGATCGGCGGACTGCTGGACAAGTTCGACATCCGTATCATCTTCACCCTGCGTGGGGCGGTGATCGCCTCTGCGGTGGTAGGTTTCCCCTTGCTGGTCCGCTCCATCCGCATCGGCATGGAAGGCATTGACCGCCAGTACATCCAGGCATCCAGAACCCTGGGCGCGAAATGGTGGGACACCCTGTTCACCATCACCGTGCCTCTGTGCAGCCGGGCCATCCTCGCAGGCATGACCCTGATGTTCGCCCGCAGCCTGGGTGAGTTCGGCGCGACCATCGTGCTGGCCGGTAATATCCCCGGTATCACCCAGACCATCCCCCTAGCTATCTACGAGTACACCAGCACGCCGGGCGGCGACAGCATGGCCCTGTCCCTCTGCCTTATCTCCATCCTGCTCTCCTTTGCCGTGTTGCTCATCGGCGAGGCAGCCAACCGCACCCTGGCCAGGAGGTAG
- the mtnA gene encoding S-methyl-5-thioribose-1-phosphate isomerase, with the protein MQVNGTPYRCIWPEADRRSVAIIDQTKLPHCFASVSLRTLDDAVLAIRDMLVRGAPLIGATAAYGVCLGLNEDCSDARLEAVCTALIAARPTAVNLRWAVERMRSLLSNLPLEERLEKAYTEAAAICDEDVRVNEALGEHGLELIREKYAEKGDTVNILTHCNAGWLATVDWGTALAPIFKAHAAGIPVHVWVDETRPRNQGAHLTAWELASAGIDHHLIVDNSGGHLMQQGQVDLCIVGTDRTTCTGDVCNKIGTYLKALAAADNGVPFYVALPSSTIDWTLEDGAKIPIEERDQEEVLLVSGLAEDGKVQQVRIAPEQTKAANPAFDVTPARLVTGLITERGVCTAKKEALLALFPEQNKKQGAEL; encoded by the coding sequence ATGCAAGTAAACGGAACCCCTTATCGTTGTATCTGGCCCGAAGCTGACAGACGTTCCGTCGCCATTATTGATCAAACCAAACTGCCCCATTGTTTTGCAAGCGTCAGCCTGCGCACCCTGGATGATGCAGTGCTCGCTATCAGGGATATGCTGGTGCGTGGTGCCCCCCTCATCGGGGCCACTGCCGCCTACGGTGTCTGTCTCGGCCTTAATGAAGATTGTTCTGACGCTCGCCTGGAGGCCGTCTGCACCGCCTTGATTGCGGCCAGACCCACAGCAGTGAACCTACGCTGGGCCGTGGAACGAATGCGCTCTCTGCTGAGTAACCTGCCCCTGGAAGAGCGCCTGGAAAAGGCCTATACAGAGGCGGCTGCCATCTGCGATGAAGATGTCCGGGTCAACGAGGCCCTGGGCGAGCACGGCCTGGAGCTCATTCGGGAAAAATATGCAGAAAAAGGCGATACGGTCAACATCCTCACCCACTGTAATGCGGGTTGGCTGGCAACCGTGGACTGGGGCACGGCCTTGGCACCGATCTTCAAGGCCCATGCTGCCGGGATCCCGGTTCATGTCTGGGTGGATGAAACACGGCCTCGCAATCAGGGGGCCCATCTCACGGCCTGGGAGCTGGCTTCGGCAGGTATTGACCATCACCTGATTGTGGATAACAGCGGTGGTCATCTCATGCAACAGGGCCAGGTGGATCTCTGCATTGTCGGTACGGACCGGACCACCTGCACTGGCGATGTCTGCAATAAAATCGGCACGTACCTCAAGGCCTTGGCCGCCGCAGACAACGGGGTGCCCTTTTATGTGGCCCTGCCCTCCTCCACCATTGACTGGACCCTGGAGGACGGTGCGAAAATTCCTATTGAAGAACGGGACCAGGAAGAAGTCCTCCTTGTTTCGGGTTTAGCCGAAGATGGCAAGGTACAGCAGGTACGGATTGCCCCGGAACAGACCAAGGCGGCCAACCCGGCCTTTGATGTGACTCCGGCCCGTCTGGTCACCGGCCTGATCACCGAACGAGGGGTCTGCACGGCAAAGAAGGAGGCCCTGCTCGCCCTCTTTCCAGAACAGAATAAGAAGCAAGGAGCTGAGTTGTAA
- a CDS encoding type II toxin-antitoxin system HicA family toxin — MSRKDKLAAKLLDRKRDTTWDELTSLLQYLGYREAKKGKTGGSRRRFVHESGSVITLHKPHPQNVVKRYATDQVIEILRKEGLL, encoded by the coding sequence TTGAGTCGAAAAGACAAATTGGCGGCAAAACTACTGGATCGTAAGAGAGATACTACTTGGGATGAACTCACCTCTCTGTTGCAATACCTGGGATACCGGGAAGCGAAGAAAGGAAAGACAGGAGGCTCACGGAGACGCTTTGTCCATGAATCCGGTTCAGTAATCACGCTGCATAAACCGCATCCTCAAAATGTCGTCAAAAGATATGCGACGGATCAGGTAATAGAAATTTTGCGTAAGGAAGGGCTGTTATGA
- a CDS encoding type II toxin-antitoxin system VapC family toxin, with amino-acid sequence MSKTVYIETSIISYLASWPSRDLIAAGHQQLTHDWWSAEREDFSVYVSALVLKEASAGDTTAASARLQWLRGIPLVDITPEAEELSELLIRQAALPEKAAADALHIDSRLPSS; translated from the coding sequence ATGAGTAAAACGGTTTATATCGAAACAAGTATCATCAGCTATCTGGCGTCCTGGCCCAGCCGTGACCTCATCGCAGCAGGTCATCAGCAGCTTACGCATGACTGGTGGAGTGCTGAACGGGAAGACTTTTCCGTTTACGTCTCCGCTTTGGTTCTCAAAGAGGCCAGTGCCGGAGATACTACAGCAGCTTCGGCCCGATTGCAATGGCTGCGGGGCATTCCTCTGGTTGATATTACACCGGAAGCTGAAGAGTTATCTGAACTTCTGATTCGGCAGGCGGCACTTCCGGAAAAGGCGGCGGCAGACGCATTGCATATAGATAGCCGCCTACCATCGTCTTGA
- a CDS encoding calcium/sodium antiporter — MSIILFIAGLVLLVVGAEILVKGASRLASALGVSPLVIGLTVVAFATSSPELAVGIKSSLAGQADIALGNVIGSNIMNVLFILGLSAIIIPLSVSRQLIRLDIPLLILLSTLVLLLSLDGNLGRLDGILLIAGLVLYLWFLIHQSRKEKRETEVDDIAGAETEQPQWTHNIILVIGGLMLLIMGSRWFVNSAVAFAEYLKLSELIIGLTIVAAGTSLPEAVTSVIAALRGERDMAVGNVVGSNIFNLMAVLGVAAAISPTGIAVSPSIIRFDLPVMIAVALACLPVFFTGGVISRKEGLLFFGYYLAYTLYLILAASQHEVLPRFSAVMLYFVLPLTAITLIIVSLQEFRTQKRGA; from the coding sequence ATGTCAATCATCTTGTTTATTGCCGGACTGGTACTGCTGGTCGTCGGTGCTGAAATTCTAGTCAAAGGGGCATCACGCCTGGCGAGCGCGCTTGGTGTCTCTCCATTGGTTATCGGCCTGACCGTCGTGGCCTTTGCCACCAGTTCCCCCGAGCTTGCGGTCGGCATCAAGTCATCGCTTGCCGGTCAGGCAGATATTGCCCTGGGGAATGTGATAGGCAGCAATATTATGAATGTGCTTTTTATCCTGGGCCTGTCCGCAATCATTATTCCCCTGTCTGTCTCCCGGCAGCTGATACGGCTTGATATACCTCTGCTCATCCTGCTTTCGACCTTAGTCCTGCTGCTTTCGCTGGATGGAAACCTGGGAAGGTTGGACGGTATCCTGCTGATTGCAGGGCTGGTTCTCTATCTGTGGTTCCTGATTCATCAAAGCCGAAAAGAAAAGAGGGAGACGGAGGTGGACGACATTGCCGGGGCAGAGACTGAGCAACCGCAATGGACTCACAACATCATCCTGGTCATAGGGGGGCTGATGCTGTTAATCATGGGGTCGCGCTGGTTTGTCAACAGTGCGGTCGCCTTTGCCGAATATCTGAAACTCAGCGAATTAATTATCGGTCTGACCATCGTGGCTGCTGGCACCTCGCTGCCTGAAGCTGTCACCTCGGTCATTGCCGCCCTTCGCGGAGAACGCGACATGGCCGTGGGCAATGTGGTCGGCAGCAATATCTTTAATCTCATGGCAGTACTCGGCGTTGCCGCTGCCATCTCCCCCACAGGCATTGCAGTCTCTCCCTCAATAATCAGGTTCGATCTGCCCGTTATGATCGCTGTTGCCCTGGCATGTCTGCCGGTATTTTTTACCGGAGGCGTTATCAGCAGAAAAGAGGGGCTCTTGTTCTTTGGCTACTACCTGGCCTACACCCTTTATCTCATTCTGGCCGCATCCCAACACGAGGTTTTGCCCCGATTCAGTGCGGTCATGCTCTATTTTGTGCTGCCGCTGACAGCGATCACCCTGATCATTGTCTCTTTGCAGGAATTCCGCACGCAAAAGAGAGGGGCGTAA
- the modC gene encoding molybdenum ABC transporter ATP-binding protein, which produces MFLEVDVTRNFPGITCHAAFSLDNKQCGVFGPSGSGKSTLMHMLAGLLEPDSGCIRLNGRTLFDDKQKISLPPDRRRVGVVFQHAHLFPHMSVQRNLFYGMNRLPKEERAIDPDHLIRVLQIDKLLSRNVTKLSGGERQRVALGRTILANPQLILLDEPLSGLDGTLKYQIIPQLQQVFAEFSIPMLFISHSLQELRMMTEEVLVMRQGKLEQQLATEELARTSFGTGGQGYTNLLHLDGMKDLGKLLSCRWGKVPLMLVKAPDQRPGEFSLNGRDIILFKKHPDASSARNMLSCTVRRTYETDWLVGVELECQGYQGNTLIAEIVPQSVDELNIRPGSAVVAVFKASAFRRLY; this is translated from the coding sequence ATGTTTCTCGAAGTAGATGTGACCAGGAACTTCCCCGGCATCACCTGTCATGCCGCCTTTTCCCTGGACAATAAACAATGCGGCGTGTTCGGGCCGTCGGGCAGTGGCAAGTCCACCCTCATGCACATGCTGGCTGGATTGCTGGAGCCGGACAGCGGTTGTATCCGCCTCAACGGGCGCACTCTGTTTGACGATAAGCAGAAGATCAGCCTGCCGCCGGACAGACGCCGGGTGGGCGTGGTCTTCCAGCATGCCCATCTCTTCCCGCATATGAGCGTGCAACGGAACCTGTTCTACGGCATGAACCGCCTGCCTAAGGAGGAACGCGCCATTGACCCGGATCATCTGATCAGGGTTCTGCAAATCGACAAGCTGCTGTCCCGCAACGTGACCAAGCTCTCTGGTGGAGAGCGCCAACGGGTGGCCCTGGGCCGAACTATCCTGGCCAATCCCCAGCTTATCCTGTTGGACGAACCCCTTTCTGGCCTGGACGGCACCCTGAAATATCAAATCATTCCCCAGCTTCAGCAGGTCTTTGCCGAGTTCTCTATCCCCATGCTCTTTATCAGCCACAGCCTTCAGGAGCTGCGCATGATGACCGAAGAGGTGCTGGTGATGCGACAGGGCAAGCTGGAGCAGCAGCTGGCTACAGAAGAGCTTGCCCGCACCAGCTTCGGTACTGGTGGACAGGGATATACCAATCTCCTCCATCTGGATGGAATGAAGGACCTGGGTAAGTTACTCAGCTGTCGCTGGGGTAAGGTTCCGCTGATGCTGGTCAAGGCCCCGGATCAGCGCCCAGGAGAATTCTCTCTGAATGGTCGGGATATTATCCTCTTCAAGAAGCATCCTGATGCCTCCAGTGCCCGTAATATGCTTTCCTGTACCGTGCGGAGAACTTACGAAACGGATTGGTTAGTGGGGGTTGAGCTGGAATGTCAGGGTTACCAGGGAAACACCCTAATCGCCGAGATTGTGCCGCAATCCGTGGATGAACTGAATATCCGACCCGGAAGCGCGGTGGTGGCCGTGTTCAAGGCCTCGGCCTTTCGGCGGTTGTACTGA
- the ppcA gene encoding phosphoenolpyruvate carboxylase: MINIPRCMSTQHPDNASIPFFASGSALVGEDEIREAYYAFSHLGCDEQMWDVEGKEIDTYVVKKLLSYYPEYFRENVLGEDLRITLRVPNPTVEKAEGKILLETLESIPRSYDAAQLFYERDVPPIFEVILPMATSACCIDRIYRYYADHIIGRQQERFSCGDITIAEWIGDFAPSRIQVIPLFEDVESMLKCADIVADYLADKDVEDQRVFLARSDTAMNYGLVPAALANKIALERLDDLSQHSGVRIHPILGMGSAPFRGGLSPRTAERVGREYPSVPTFSIQSAFKFDYPVDEVRAACRHLRERTIGRAAPIDIERAESIIARYSKTYRHRLIELAPHINRMAKYIPGRRARKLHVGLFGYSREIGEVSLPRAISFTCALYSLGFPPELIAFEELSRDDLAFMLEVYPSFDDKLQDALQFADMESPFITDSLRNALENSGLQWTTNEEHLAIVRRIRSDLQRGDSSHTTDMLVRAALLRKFLG, encoded by the coding sequence ATGATAAACATTCCCCGCTGCATGAGCACCCAGCATCCCGATAATGCCTCTATCCCCTTCTTTGCTTCGGGATCAGCGCTGGTTGGTGAAGACGAAATCCGCGAGGCCTACTACGCCTTTTCCCATCTTGGTTGTGATGAACAGATGTGGGATGTGGAAGGCAAAGAAATCGACACCTACGTCGTCAAGAAGCTGCTCTCCTATTACCCTGAGTATTTCCGCGAAAATGTCCTTGGCGAAGATCTACGCATCACCCTCCGCGTACCCAACCCGACCGTGGAAAAGGCTGAGGGCAAGATCCTCCTGGAGACCCTGGAAAGCATCCCTCGCTCCTACGATGCTGCCCAACTCTTCTATGAGCGGGACGTGCCGCCGATCTTTGAGGTGATCCTGCCTATGGCGACCTCGGCCTGCTGCATAGACCGCATCTATCGCTATTATGCAGACCACATCATCGGCCGCCAGCAGGAACGCTTCAGCTGTGGGGATATAACCATTGCCGAATGGATCGGTGACTTTGCCCCTTCCCGGATCCAGGTCATCCCACTGTTCGAGGACGTGGAATCCATGCTCAAATGCGCAGACATCGTTGCTGACTATCTGGCTGACAAGGATGTGGAGGACCAGCGGGTCTTTCTCGCCCGTTCCGACACAGCCATGAACTACGGCCTGGTTCCGGCTGCCCTTGCCAATAAAATCGCCCTTGAGCGCCTGGATGATCTTTCCCAGCATAGTGGTGTGCGCATCCATCCCATCCTCGGTATGGGCTCGGCTCCGTTCCGGGGCGGTCTTTCCCCGCGAACCGCAGAGCGAGTTGGCCGCGAGTACCCCAGCGTTCCCACCTTTTCCATCCAGTCAGCCTTTAAATTCGACTATCCAGTGGATGAAGTCCGGGCCGCATGCAGGCATCTTAGAGAACGCACCATCGGACGAGCGGCTCCCATCGATATTGAGCGAGCCGAGTCCATTATTGCGCGCTATAGCAAGACCTATCGGCACCGCCTTATTGAACTGGCACCCCATATCAACCGAATGGCCAAGTACATTCCGGGTCGCCGCGCCCGCAAGCTCCATGTTGGTCTATTTGGGTATTCCCGTGAGATCGGCGAGGTGAGCCTGCCCCGTGCAATCTCCTTTACCTGCGCCTTGTATTCGCTGGGATTCCCGCCGGAACTCATTGCCTTTGAGGAACTGAGCAGGGACGATCTGGCCTTTATGCTGGAGGTCTACCCTTCCTTTGACGATAAACTCCAAGATGCCTTGCAGTTCGCTGATATGGAGAGCCCCTTTATCACGGATTCTCTGCGGAATGCGCTGGAGAACTCAGGCCTGCAATGGACCACGAATGAAGAGCATCTTGCTATTGTCCGGCGGATCCGTAGTGATCTCCAGCGGGGTGATTCATCGCATACGACAGACATGTTGGTGCGGGCCGCGTTGCTTCGTAAATTTCTAGGGTAA